In a genomic window of Octadecabacter temperatus:
- the ndk gene encoding nucleoside-diphosphate kinase, with protein sequence MAIQRTFSIIKPDATKRNLTGAIAAKFEEAGLRIVASKRIQLSLAQAQEFYGVHSERPFFGELTEFMISEPIVVQVLEGEDAIAKNREVMGATNPADAADGTIRKEFALSIGENSVHGSDAPETAAEEIAFFFSGLELVG encoded by the coding sequence ATGGCTATCCAGCGTACATTCTCCATCATCAAACCAGACGCAACTAAGCGTAACCTGACAGGCGCGATTGCTGCCAAGTTCGAAGAAGCTGGCCTGCGCATCGTAGCGTCCAAGCGTATTCAGCTGTCCCTTGCACAAGCACAAGAATTCTACGGCGTACACTCCGAGCGTCCATTCTTTGGCGAACTGACAGAATTCATGATCTCCGAACCAATCGTTGTTCAGGTTCTTGAAGGCGAAGACGCAATCGCGAAAAACCGCGAAGTTATGGGCGCAACGAACCCAGCGGACGCGGCAGACGGCACAATCCGTAAGGAATTCGCACTGTCCATCGGCGAAAACTCCGTACACGGTTCCGACGCTCCTGAGACTGCTGCAGAAGAAATCGCATTCTTCTTCTCCGGTCTTGAGCTGGTCGGCTAA
- a CDS encoding DMT family transporter, with protein MQLFALIAVTMCAFAANSILARAGVFTFEMEPLLFAGVRLASGAAMLAVLVLMRGGWARVSRARVITASTLLLYLVPFSIAYLTLPSGVGALILFGIVQITMFGGSYLAGTQPNARQWVGMAVAMAGLGWLLWPTESMTLDVMGVVFMVVSGFGWGVFSMRGRGSQDPLGDMALSFALCAPVALVLMLIGTGWSLGGLICAVLSGAVMSGLGYALWYRVLPQVAATTSAVAQLSVPVIAIVAGAILLNETITLDVVVASAVVLGGIAVSVLKRA; from the coding sequence ATGCAACTATTCGCCTTGATCGCTGTGACAATGTGCGCCTTTGCTGCCAATTCTATTTTGGCGCGGGCAGGGGTCTTTACCTTTGAGATGGAGCCGTTGCTGTTTGCAGGGGTGCGACTGGCGAGCGGGGCCGCGATGTTGGCCGTGCTGGTTTTGATGCGTGGGGGATGGGCGCGGGTTAGTCGTGCGCGGGTCATCACTGCAAGCACGCTGTTATTGTATTTGGTTCCCTTTTCCATTGCTTACCTGACGCTTCCTTCGGGCGTAGGCGCGTTGATCCTGTTCGGGATTGTGCAGATCACCATGTTTGGCGGATCGTATTTGGCTGGCACACAGCCAAATGCGCGCCAATGGGTGGGCATGGCCGTCGCAATGGCGGGGCTGGGTTGGCTGTTGTGGCCAACGGAAAGCATGACGTTAGACGTAATGGGTGTCGTCTTTATGGTGGTGTCCGGCTTTGGTTGGGGCGTGTTTTCCATGCGTGGCCGCGGCAGTCAGGACCCGCTGGGCGACATGGCGCTTAGCTTTGCTTTATGCGCACCTGTGGCGCTGGTTTTGATGTTGATTGGCACGGGCTGGTCGCTGGGTGGCCTGATTTGTGCGGTGCTTAGTGGTGCGGTGATGTCTGGCTTGGGCTATGCGCTTTGGTATAGGGTTTTGCCGCAAGTGGCGGCCACGACCAGCGCCGTTGCACAGTTGAGCGTACCCGTCATCGCAATCGTCGCAGGTGCCATTTTGTTAAACGAAACCATTACGTTGGATGTGGTTGTGGCGTCAGCTGTGGTGCTGGGTGGGATCGCCGTTTCGGTCCTCAAACGCGCCTAA